From the uncultured Methanomethylovorans sp. genome, the window CATCGAGAAGGTGGTGTCCACTGTTGTAAATGTGATTCACAAATTCACTTTGTTTCTTATTCAATTCACCATAATGCTGAGTGTTAAGAAGATCTGAAAAACCAATAATAGCTGTAAGTGGAGTACGCAACTCATGGCTCATGTTTGCCAAGAACTCCGATTTCATACGATTGTTCTCTTCTGCCATCATTTTGGCATTGATAAGGGAATACTCAGCTTTCTTCTTTTGTGTGATATCGCTTGCAAATACGAGATAATTGTTCTCTGATAACTTACATGCATCTATTCCTAACCAGCAAACTGTATCGTCTTTGTGCACAAAGGATAATTCAGCAGAACTGAAGCCATTGCTTTTAAGGGCTATGAAATTATTATATGCTTTTTTTCTGCATTCCTGGGTTATTATGTCATTAAAACTCATCCCGGTTAATTCATCCTCAGAATATCCTGTAAACATACAGGCAGCTTTGTTGACTTCAAGGAAGTCAGCATTGGCATCAGTTATGAAGATGCCATGAGGCGCATTCTGGACATAGCTCCTTAATTTTTGCTCACTTTCCTGCAAGGCCTTTTCGACTTGTTTGCGATTGGTTATATCATGAACTATTGAATGAAGTAACTCTTTGTTTTTCATCTTTATGGTGCTGCTGAATACTTCAACATCTCTCATTGACCCATCTGCAAGGCGATGTTTGAATTCAAAACAGATATTTTTCCGGCTCTTTGCCTTGTTCATCTCTTCCTTTATTTCCTCAGGAGATAGAGTATTAATTTGTTGTATACTCATTTGGCCGAGCTCTTCGCGGCTCCATCCATAGTAAGCTGCAGCTGCATGATTACTCTGAATGATTTTACCAGTATGGGGCTCAATAAGAAGTTTGATCGCGGAATGATCTTCAAACAATCTTCTATAATCTTCCTCACTTTGACTTAGTTCTTCTTTTGCTTCAAAAAGGGAGACTTGTGATTTTCTAAGGGATTCCATGTGCGGTTTAAGGTATAGGTACAATAGTGATCCAGTGACAAGGACGAAGCCCCACCCTTTGTATGTTTGGAGCCTGGCATAAAGAGCCATATCCGGAGCAAACCATTCTAAAACGGTATCATAGAATATGATCCAGATACTCGCTACAAAGAGATACAAAAGCGTAACTCTCCAGATCATTTTTATATCCTGTTCAACATTGTTTTGCTCTTCCATATTATTTCCTTATCTTATCTTCTCTAGACACTTCATTTAGACATATCAAATGATAAATTAATCAACTATACTAACATATTTTTATTTCTACATGTAAATGAAATATGCATTTATTAATTTATATTGCTCAGCACTATTATAAATCAGAAAGGACATTTTGAAAATCAATCTTTAATGATATGCTTTTTGATACTTTTATATGTTTTGAGTACAGCCCGAAACAGATACGTATATATATAATCACTTCATGCTTGACTCCAAAAACATGCAAACGTTACTGCTTATTAAAAGCTACCTGAATGCACAAAAAAGGTAGTTTTCATGATATGAGGATAACATGAAAGTATCTGCTGACATCTCTAAAATTAATGGTGAGGTATTTGCACCTACATCAAAAAGCTATACGCACCGGGCTATCGCCATTGGGGCGCTTTCCAACGAATGCATTGTAAAAAAACCCTTACTGTCAGCAGACACTCTGGCAACTGTATCAGCTTGTAAAAAGTTAGGGGCTAAGATCGAAAAGATGAATGGTGATCTTCATATAATAGGCATGGAAGGAAAACCTGGAGTACCTGATGATATAATAGATGTGAAGAACTCCGGCACTACCTTGCGTCTCATGACTGCTATATCTTCTCTGGCAAACGGCTCCACAGTGCTTACAGGTGATCATTCCATAAGGGGAAGGCCCAATCAGCCGCTTCTGGATGTGCTCAACAAAATGAACGTGGAAGTTTTTTCCACCAGGAACAATGGATGTGCTCCTATTGTAGTAAGAGGAGGGCTCAAAGGTTCAGCTGTAGAAATAGACGGTTCTATGAGTTCGCAATTCGTTTCTGCATTACTAATAGCCTGTCCGCTTGCTATGGAAGATACTATCCTTTCCATAAGTGGAGAGATGAAGTCCAGGCCTTATGTGGATATAACCATTGAAATGTTAGCAGAAGCCGGTGTAAAGGTAATAGTGGATGAAACTAATGGCATTAAGTTCATCATTCCAGCAAACCAGAAGTACAATCTTAAAGAGTATACTGTGCCTGGAGATTTTTCTTCAGCTTCCTATCTGCTTGCAGCTGCAGCAATGCTTGGTTCATCTATCACTGTCCATAATCTTTTCCCTTCAAAACAGGGAGATTCCGAGATCATCAATGTGCTTAGACAGATGGGGGCAGATGTTCATTGGAATACGCAAAAGGGTGTTGTGATTGTTAAAGGAAAAACTCTTAAAGCGATCACATTCGATGCCGGAGCCACGCCTGACCTTGTGCCTACAGTAGCAGTGCTGGCTGCTGTTGCCGATGGTGTGACAGTTATCTGCAATGCTAAACACGTACGCTACAAAGAAACGGACCGTCTGCATGCTATGGCAGTTGAGCTTTCAAAGATGGGGATCATAGTACAAGAAAAACCGGACAGTCTAATCATTACCGGTGGCAAACTTACAGGAGCAGATGTGCACGGATGGCACGATCACAGGATAGTGATGTCATTGACCCTTGCTGGAATAGTGGCCGGAAACACTACAATAGATACTGCCGAATCTGTATCTATCTCCTATCCTAACTTCTTTGATGATATGAGTTTCCTCGGGGCAAAAATAGAAAAGCTTGATGAATGATCATTTTCCGGAATATGATCCATCAAGCGCCTTGCTGAAACTATATGCTTTTTTACGCATATATTCTGGAATGCAGTTCTTATCCATCACTATGCGTGAAGTTCCCACGCCCACTACGATTATCTTGGTTTCCATGGGCATTTCCCCTTCAGTTATCACCATGTCTTTTCTGGTAACATCGATCTCGACCTCGTTATTACAATAACCTGCTGCTGTCATGTAATCCATTACCATTTTTTTGCCGGCATCCGTTGCGAATGTTATGGCATCAATGTGGTCATTAAAGATCTTTCTTCCTTCTGGAACGAAGACAAAGTATTGTACAACTTCCTTTGCTTCTTTGAGCTCTTCGTCCGAGATTCCCTCGCCTGTGATGGGGGCAAAGTGTTTCTTGATAAGGATATCCACTCTTTTTATGCCTTTACCTACCAGTGCACCTGCAGCATTACCCACATCGGCATTCTCAGGTACGATGAACTGTGCATCAATGAGTTTTTCCATCTCTTCCTTGAAAGCCCAGACAGGTCCACCCAAAAGGACAACAGGTGTTTCCACCTTAAATCTGGTAAAATTCTCTCCAGAAAGTATCCTCTGTACAATATCAGCAGGTATGCCTTCTATGAGGTAGGATATCAGATCTATTGCCATGTTTCTTGCGACTTTTTGTTTCACTTGTCGGCAAAGTTCGATCTTATCGATCTGTAATATTTTTGCCAGCTTTTCTGCACCTACAACAGAGGCTTCTCCATCCCATTTCTGCAATTCTCCAAGTACATGGAGCATGTCTGTCGGAGTGAAACCAATGGGCTGTATCAGACGCTTTTTTATGAGGTTATCTATGGCATAGGTACTTGGCTGTTTTTTCATTTTCTGGAAGAGATCAACATAAGATACAGGTATGTGCAGGATATAATCATATATCTCTTCCTCACCTTTTGTAAGGCCAATCGGTTTAAAACCGGTACGCACAAAGAATTTTGTAGGTTGCACATTTTCATCAAGAAGTTTTTTTGAAGGACTCTTACTCTCCTGAAGCTGCTTAAGGAAACCCGGATACTGCTGTGCTGCACGGCATAGTGGAATGACTCTGCGGGGTCCAATATGGAACTTGTGGTCACTGATCCATATATGACTATCTCCTCCTGTAGCTGAGGTTTCCATACGGACAGCTTTTACCATGGTTTTCCAGCCACCTACAATAGCACCATGCTCACTAAGCTCAGGCACTCCGTTTTTGATCAAAGCAACATCGGTACTGGTGCCACCTACATCTATCATGGCGCAAGTGCCCAGTTTTGCAAGATAGGAAGCACCTACAAGACTTGCAGCAGGGCCTGAGAAAATTGATTCAATGGGCCGTTCCAGAGCTTCTTCCATGCCTATTACAGATCCATCACATTTGAGCATAAGCAGACTTGCATCAATGCCACGTCCACGAATATCTTTCAGAATGGATTGTATGAAATTGTGTGTAATAGGTAGCAGTTGAGCATTGAGGTATGCCGTAATTGCACGGTCATATGCTCCTACTTCCTGTGACAATTCATGACCACATACCACAGGTAATCCTGTAAGTTCTGTAATTATATGCTTTACTCTTAGTTCATGATCTGAATTGCGATTGCTGAAAAAAGCTGAAACTGCAAAGGCAGCTACTTTGTCCTTTACTTCCATGGCAAACTGCCTTACTTTTTCCTCATCCAGAGGAGCAGCTTCTTCACCATTACTTGTATGGCCCCCGTTCACCATGATGTAATTGTGAGTGGGAAAGCCCTCTTGTGGAATCGCATAGTCCCCAACAAGAATCGCAGCCACAGGGAATCCAGTGTCCTCAAGGATCGTGTTGGTGGAAAGTGTAGTGGAAACAGATACTAATTTTACATTGCGGATATATTCCGGGTCCAACTCATCGATGGCTTTGCTGATCCCTCCCAGGGGGTCCGGATATGTGGTGAGTACCTTTGTCTTTTGTACTATTACTCCGTCAGTATCACGGATGAGGACAGCATCTGTGAAGGTTCCACCTGCATCTATTCCCAAACTGTATTGCATAGATTACTCTCCTTAAAAACAGGCACAATAAGCCTTTATCTACTAAGAAAAAGGGATCATATCATATATAACAGTTGGTCATAGCAATAAAAAATTGCTATAATCCATTTCAGAAAAAAAGAAAGAAGTAGGCATAAAGCCTACCTGTATTTTACTTTTCAATTTACTTTGCTGGGATGATGAGTGATCTCTCACCGGCAGGCATGAACTCGCGCAGTGCGCCCCTACCGAATTCCTTCCTTGGGGAAGTGAAGTCAAAGGGCAGCAAGCTGTCTGCGAAACAGACCTTGATGAGTGGGTTCACTGCATATGCGTCGCCGCGGCCTGCATGTGCTGAACATGCTATTGCAGCGTATCCACCCTGGTGACCTACGTTCATGGCGTAGTTGGGGTAGTTTGGTCCACGCAGTTCAACAGGCAGACCCTCGTCGGACTGGTAGGACAACACGTTGGTTGCACCACACTGGTCCTGCAGGTCGTAACCGAAGAAACCGAGACGGCCGTGTGCTTCCTTGTGCAGGTACATAGAGAGGTACCATCCGGACAGACCAGCGTTTCCGTTACCTGTTGCGATAGCGGTTGCGGAACCTGCTGCTGCGGAGAGCACAGTTGCCCTCTGGGAACCTCCGAAGTGGTCCTCGAGTGCAGTTGGGTATTTCTCGTAGTTCTCAAGACCGTACAGAGTGGACTCTGTAGCGATGTCCTTTACAACTTCAAGAGTTGCCTTTACCTTGTTGTCTGTACCCTTCTTGGCTGCGCCGTTGTACTTGTCGTTGATGTAGTCTACGTTATAGTACAGGTTGTCATCCAGGATGTTGTTGGTGTATGCAGCGGTTGCGTACTGTGTGAAACCAACACCACCAGACATGTATGAACCGAGCCAGATCTGGTCGTAGAGCATACAGCCTGCACCGACTACCTCAAGGGCTATGTGTGCTGGGTCTTCTGGGTCTATACGGCTGGTCTGCACGATATCTGAGAGGTGACCGAAGGAGATTCCTCCTGGCTCGTTTGGACCACGTGCACGCCTTGCTGGGAGCATCTCACCCATGGAGATCACACCAGCGTGCTTTGCTGCATATGATAGGTCAGCGACTGCTGCCTCACCGGCACACATGCTGTATGCGGAGATGAAGGACATACCGACCTGCATAGCCATCCACCTGCTGGTCTGGGCACCATCTGTTACCCTGCTGACCACGGTTGGAATGTGAGCTGCCTGCCAGGTTGTCTTTCCGATGGCTGCCTTTAATTGTTCTGCCTGCTCTGCAGGGAATTCCTTGTTGATGTCGATGAGGAACTGCTTGTCGATTTCGTCTGCAAGTTCATCGTCACCGGTGAAGATCTTACAGTAACAGTCATCCACAAGTGCGGGATGGGTCTCGACCATGTGTTCCTGTACCACTGCACCGCCTGGAAGAGCGTGGTTAAGGGTCTCAAGGTAGAAGTTGATGGTTTCTGGTGTAACTTCGATACCCAATCTCTTCTCAAGGGTCTCGTGGGCCAAGTCTATACCGACAATACAGGTTCTCCTAATGTCATCCCACATCTGCTGCATTGCAGCGTTGTTTACATAGTGCAGGTCATCAGTCTCTACCATCATATCAGTGCCTGATATGAAGGATGGAGTAATTGCTCTCTGACCGAGTGGTATACCACCGCAGTGCATCATTGGGTTGTAACCGACAAGTCCTCTCTTCTTTGCGAGTTCCTGACCTGCCTTCCTCATTTCAACTTTCCTTGGGTTCTGATCAATGCCGAGCCTGTAGTACCTACCAACCATGTCGGTGATCTTGCCACCCTCCATCTTGTTGGAACCGTGCTCTTTTGTGAACTTGATCTCCAAGTCTTTTGCGAACATCTTCTTTCTGTCTGCTACCATTTATGTCACCTCGATTATTCCGGCTTGAATCCGTATTTGGTTCTCTGGTCGAACACTCTGTGGACCCACTCAATGACTTCTTTGTCGCTTCTGAATGCAACATTGTCCACGCGGTAAATGGTTGTCCTCTTTGCCGCTTCCTTTGCAGACATTGGCTTTCCAAGCTCAACCTTCTTATCGATAGGTCTGCCTACCTGGTCTTTGTGCATCTTCACTATGCCGTCTTTATCGAGCCTTGCCCTGTCCAGCATGTCAAACATAACGCCATCTTCTGGAAGTCTCAGGGAGTGACCGTGCACAGTTGCGCCTCTCAGGCTTGAAAGTGCGGGGTCGAACATTTCGGTCTCGATCTGGAACTTGGCAACCTCTTCCATATCTCTCTCACGGGCTTCAACGACCTGACGTCCGGAAAGGGTACCTGGGTCTACACCTCTGAACTTAATGGCTGCGCTGTAGGACCTGACGTATGGTACTGAGGTACCGTTGTACATTGAGTCTACGAACTGTACGTACCTTACCCTGTCACCAGCTTTTGCGCCTGGGGTTGGTTCTACAGTCTGTCTGATTGAGCACTCTGGCTCACCCATTTCTGCAAGTGGTGGGTGGGTGCTGCGGTAGTCGCTTCCTGGTGGGCGGTGTCCGAGAATCATTACAAGATCGTCATCGGAAATTTCCCTGAGCTTTTCCACATCGCCAGACATATGTTTCCTTCTGTTTACTGCAACAGATGTTGCACCTGG encodes:
- a CDS encoding PAS domain S-box protein — translated: MEEQNNVEQDIKMIWRVTLLYLFVASIWIIFYDTVLEWFAPDMALYARLQTYKGWGFVLVTGSLLYLYLKPHMESLRKSQVSLFEAKEELSQSEEDYRRLFEDHSAIKLLIEPHTGKIIQSNHAAAAYYGWSREELGQMSIQQINTLSPEEIKEEMNKAKSRKNICFEFKHRLADGSMRDVEVFSSTIKMKNKELLHSIVHDITNRKQVEKALQESEQKLRSYVQNAPHGIFITDANADFLEVNKAACMFTGYSEDELTGMSFNDIITQECRKKAYNNFIALKSNGFSSAELSFVHKDDTVCWLGIDACKLSENNYLVFASDITQKKKAEYSLINAKMMAEENNRMKSEFLANMSHELRTPLTAIIGFSDLLNTQHYGELNKKQSEFVNHIYNSGHHLLDVINDVLDLSKIEAGKMELECDHFYVIEVLEEVQKSLFPMASRKGIEISISKNNNELELFADRLKFKQIMYNLLNNAIKFTPDNGMISVIVKSIGKTIEVSVSDTGIGIPENMHEDIFDPFIQVDASTRRKYGGTGLGLALTRRFVEMHNGKIWVESEEGKGSIFTFTITDQKNTE
- the aroA gene encoding 3-phosphoshikimate 1-carboxyvinyltransferase, which translates into the protein MKVSADISKINGEVFAPTSKSYTHRAIAIGALSNECIVKKPLLSADTLATVSACKKLGAKIEKMNGDLHIIGMEGKPGVPDDIIDVKNSGTTLRLMTAISSLANGSTVLTGDHSIRGRPNQPLLDVLNKMNVEVFSTRNNGCAPIVVRGGLKGSAVEIDGSMSSQFVSALLIACPLAMEDTILSISGEMKSRPYVDITIEMLAEAGVKVIVDETNGIKFIIPANQKYNLKEYTVPGDFSSASYLLAAAAMLGSSITVHNLFPSKQGDSEIINVLRQMGADVHWNTQKGVVIVKGKTLKAITFDAGATPDLVPTVAVLAAVADGVTVICNAKHVRYKETDRLHAMAVELSKMGIIVQEKPDSLIITGGKLTGADVHGWHDHRIVMSLTLAGIVAGNTTIDTAESVSISYPNFFDDMSFLGAKIEKLDE
- a CDS encoding hydantoinase/oxoprolinase family protein — encoded protein: MQYSLGIDAGGTFTDAVLIRDTDGVIVQKTKVLTTYPDPLGGISKAIDELDPEYIRNVKLVSVSTTLSTNTILEDTGFPVAAILVGDYAIPQEGFPTHNYIMVNGGHTSNGEEAAPLDEEKVRQFAMEVKDKVAAFAVSAFFSNRNSDHELRVKHIITELTGLPVVCGHELSQEVGAYDRAITAYLNAQLLPITHNFIQSILKDIRGRGIDASLLMLKCDGSVIGMEEALERPIESIFSGPAASLVGASYLAKLGTCAMIDVGGTSTDVALIKNGVPELSEHGAIVGGWKTMVKAVRMETSATGGDSHIWISDHKFHIGPRRVIPLCRAAQQYPGFLKQLQESKSPSKKLLDENVQPTKFFVRTGFKPIGLTKGEEEIYDYILHIPVSYVDLFQKMKKQPSTYAIDNLIKKRLIQPIGFTPTDMLHVLGELQKWDGEASVVGAEKLAKILQIDKIELCRQVKQKVARNMAIDLISYLIEGIPADIVQRILSGENFTRFKVETPVVLLGGPVWAFKEEMEKLIDAQFIVPENADVGNAAGALVGKGIKRVDILIKKHFAPITGEGISDEELKEAKEVVQYFVFVPEGRKIFNDHIDAITFATDAGKKMVMDYMTAAGYCNNEVEIDVTRKDMVITEGEMPMETKIIVVGVGTSRIVMDKNCIPEYMRKKAYSFSKALDGSYSGK
- the mcrA gene encoding coenzyme-B sulfoethylthiotransferase subunit alpha codes for the protein MVADRKKMFAKDLEIKFTKEHGSNKMEGGKITDMVGRYYRLGIDQNPRKVEMRKAGQELAKKRGLVGYNPMMHCGGIPLGQRAITPSFISGTDMMVETDDLHYVNNAAMQQMWDDIRRTCIVGIDLAHETLEKRLGIEVTPETINFYLETLNHALPGGAVVQEHMVETHPALVDDCYCKIFTGDDELADEIDKQFLIDINKEFPAEQAEQLKAAIGKTTWQAAHIPTVVSRVTDGAQTSRWMAMQVGMSFISAYSMCAGEAAVADLSYAAKHAGVISMGEMLPARRARGPNEPGGISFGHLSDIVQTSRIDPEDPAHIALEVVGAGCMLYDQIWLGSYMSGGVGFTQYATAAYTNNILDDNLYYNVDYINDKYNGAAKKGTDNKVKATLEVVKDIATESTLYGLENYEKYPTALEDHFGGSQRATVLSAAAGSATAIATGNGNAGLSGWYLSMYLHKEAHGRLGFFGYDLQDQCGATNVLSYQSDEGLPVELRGPNYPNYAMNVGHQGGYAAIACSAHAGRGDAYAVNPLIKVCFADSLLPFDFTSPRKEFGRGALREFMPAGERSLIIPAK
- the mcrG gene encoding coenzyme-B sulfoethylthiotransferase subunit gamma, whose amino-acid sequence is MAYKPQYYPGATSVAVNRRKHMSGDVEKLREISDDDLVMILGHRPPGSDYRSTHPPLAEMGEPECSIRQTVEPTPGAKAGDRVRYVQFVDSMYNGTSVPYVRSYSAAIKFRGVDPGTLSGRQVVEARERDMEEVAKFQIETEMFDPALSSLRGATVHGHSLRLPEDGVMFDMLDRARLDKDGIVKMHKDQVGRPIDKKVELGKPMSAKEAAKRTTIYRVDNVAFRSDKEVIEWVHRVFDQRTKYGFKPE